The proteins below are encoded in one region of Ereboglobus luteus:
- a CDS encoding immunoglobulin domain-containing protein produces the protein MKTSNLFAPMYGMIRNILFPAARLGACVLALSAIASSSARAETVNAQVMVDFNGYDNTAGQNILSGENLPTQVYGIDTGLVTTGTRDWLGGTSGPHVLTGSLSAPASVPGYAIAQQAGATDTFVRVYGSPNTVLRQAFRDLALPMSGTVWGSFLLEQSKTESEDNAGTPVFQKTGITFNTKSIDPELAANVNRRRIYAHGADLVINGTNASGDDAVTVSSVFTAGQTALVLFRHDTASKQTDLWVNPAELPADPALLLSASTAIHSGVIDLFGSGTLTTVGVGGNYFVDRDSPGSSPNGRSGDLDALRFDSSAHAYYAVTGLSLPPDFPRAPVISNFNDTAVGQIGSATSVTNDNKGIGFSSAKWDGSANETAGNQFSSVVAIGAEDLTPPAYTRYAVAQSGPPRCVWGNNGVITNIRGAWRTLASPLSGEIWGSFLVQNGKSGHTAGLYFNLFGGGGGAPAKNRWIAAVGTSLVVYNYGGTQVADVPDAFTLGETALVLFRINTTTKKLTVWINPVLPDNTTGLDSLTPACDVTTEFLGDGNPLERIGVMVTGGQTSLTSSADKIDAICLASGDTGYYAVTGLLAKPIILTQPESQTRTTGETATFAVSATSQWPLVYQWTHGGTAITSGTAATLTLSNVQTGDAGAYQVMVSHSGGIGSAVSNIAVLTVGTPEPLVINSGPTISPSETVGAGDAVTMTISASGNEPLTYQWLKGGAAIASATSASYVISSAVVADAGDYSVVVDDPVHSPLTSGTVTLTVVGPPVILTQPSGTTVIKGAPASFAVSATCATGPMSYQWFHDGAEITGATAATYVIDSTDTTDAGGYSVKISNASAPAHYVMSSTAALKVSLVDVLDAAVVVDFNDHVVGALNNSGNIGSGVGFDTTENNWAVNTSVVLTTAIDLAAPASTRYGFTQSGNPRSVTAVNATDYVRQNTRKLATPLTGLVWGSFLVQHNLSSNTTGLTFNYANNSTTPVERCRLTAEGTSLVAYSATQKATAADVLTFGQTALVLFSFDTETKQLRVWVDPVLPDVAAEIETLTPVIDTTLDIFTNIAPHVITPNLERIGVMGRTVQGKSSVDPASNGFLDSIRLASGTDGYYRVTGVSIPPVILEQPVSRIVPVGSPASFTVSATGIGALAYQWLHGGTAIPTGTAATLSINPTLREDHGQYEVVVSHAAGAGSVVSKAAALIFDDEKVPIEILSFELVPSSTVHTGTAVSIIVSATGTVFDTEPITYQWLKDGVEISGATSGTLTMDPVTTADTGDYSVRVDDAAKEPITSGTLPLAVIGAPIILEQPSGTTVIGRSPVTLSVTATSVSPILYQWLRNGVELPGGTAADYDIASAQMSDAGDYSVRLTNADFPTLYTTFSATAALTVIPADIVGASVVADFNDHATGGLAATQDTGIGFKPGSSWDSGGSTLTNIAAEDLVAPEATRYAITQTGNPRCLWGNNNDFANIRMGTRLLATPLSGEVWGSFLVQNGNAEHRTGITFNLTPGGSGTIKEDDGTSSRWLYARGTSLVVRDNAGQETAIVPKVFTLGQTALVLFAYDSTAQRLRVWVDPVLPDGVEDLAGITPTYDSGDTVPFDLFGIDGALMRVGVFVNGGQASAATAGKLDSLRLSSGPAGYAHVTGMSEPPVIVTQPAAKTVVNRGASVTLTVSATGSSPLLYQWTLWDAPIPGATGSSYTIPAVQAEHVGKYRVIVRNDGGAASATSDLAVVLISEDIIPLAITQQPSMNPSTVEDGSPVSLSVAATGTPPLEYQWRKNGVAIAGATGSAFSIPVSHVADSGDYDVEVVDLSREKLTSSVVPLRVQTQPSIITQPQDAVSYEGGPVSFTVEAEGTDITYQWKRNGADIASGTSAMLTLSNLTAADNGATYKVVVANGVGSVESDSVTLTVEGSTNPPTSGSTESAADATIENGAKASANLNASGLLVAAPGTADGARKSYLAFDLPLAVESTDATAASLTLTLGAEPFIATGTAATPPNNPVRLRLHGIVDGNDVWAEDTITWDNAPAAASSQTSPGAGTIPLAELTLDTAACSPGDTVTFADPRITQFLNWAAGRRGDLYGNGKASDSDHKVTFVITSLDTGSDFAGVRFADKEAGAAAPKLFFDTAASSTPVVSDKLENDRYIVTLAADRGVDVQDKATGATKRFAAAFEVVHNPNSPEINYASVDNVGGANLQISLPSWKTDPSLSAELGARAHDYGAAEGTRTYITSNHAVINDGRIVWRFAPADSAIAGFFASLELPAGTEAPRLRWTLSAAEARYYAVSFTGLPEVGNEDVSSFYMPGVWDDRRFPDKQYVIDEIRATIPAVLRKLVDETVTAGVVVDPFEIPNRVSTRHNGGFGLSANDLAAASSVPAIIAPLYGSAGSLTDGSLSFSVRLVVNEDTVDATIHDVVTGIYGFRDYRRNLEGGSLNTALDNLVDLLLTEDVDPNDSVAKGYSYWRANDKANEYVNDSPTLVRFQSAATALGLAMVRDDAGYYEKRALPSIEYFMSRQKDTMPFASYDPASPMGGPVSTYYSTDFFTLLALTGGRTSAFATLADQAWANSFSGGATLLEVIGSSSDLSKADTYNYVFSTWHSLIAGYRATGKDEYLKDAQVIADNYIKYRYTEGPAPDFSDVKNSFWNQVSGRWESLLEMHELTGNATYAEHAAKAMDEFIRHIQFAPGVNELTVDGKSATTPAIKSALVSEVGLTSEASATSLSHRGIFMSAYAAPSLMRVAGLTTDPFYAAVSRSGIIGRWLNYPGYTIRDHYYADLLRADYPLRWYSEYLNTAHMNHPAMLASITIDYLMADTEYKSQGAIKFPYQFSDSKAYFRGRVYGGAPGEFYGETGIWPWLPRGLVSLSGENAVQLNYVAGHGNGRLYIVFSNQSPDAVTATVTVCSDKVQFTPGARMRVWADNVSQSHGSFENGVTTVTVSPGGITAIAIDDAAAQLELQADYQHGNGAALPEESFSQRTDADIGRITGAVLSLSPTRQSAYVYTDAAPTLLSAATLTYSIDGGPAQTLVKDAFPFEFSVPLPADAQYFTYSVTGVPAGGGAEIGDNEATLYLTPAPVITNHPVSLTKNSGEPVLFTVTTDDPGGVYQYQWFKNDVPIPGADHSSYGFLCAASDDGSEFYVVVSKGRIDVVSDPATLTVVPKPDLSITTQPVGATLAVGNSYTLEVLAENASGYQWFKDGQIVPGATSSTLLLSGADHDSGNYYVIVYGLIGEVASFITSDTVAVTFTPVAGAPVITSQPEGKAVTAGTAVTLSVTATGATSYQWYHDGNAIADATTSVLNLIGVQSENGVYHVVVSNSAGGTVSESVVVSVLPPPQTIITQPTGGTVQYGSGYTLSVEASGDVDYQWRRDGVAIPGATSSTLVLSGGAADAGVYDVVIITPGGVITSAPATVTITPNPDSEFAQSSGIVADATGAIYVADSTRHIIQVIAPNKTMTTFAGISGYSGAVDGARLQARFNKPSGLTVRSGTLYIADTGNNSIRTINTAGIVATLVAGSGNQLKAPAGIVADSSGNLYVADSGNHVIRKITAAGSVSTVAGVLSASGTADASGTLAKFNKPAGIALNETDAMLYVADSGNHTVRAIALASGSVSTLAGMPGTPGSDDGAGVAARFNAPGGLVVDGDGDIYLADTGNSLVRRITPTGDVTTVAGYPGIDEIAGVPGFKDGTGTNAWLDHPAALALAPDGSLYVADSGNKAIRAIDASDKVTTLTVTSTTSGTTTPPPVDSGNSGGGGGGGGALSLWMLAALGLLAVIRRKLA, from the coding sequence ATGAAAACGTCCAATCTTTTTGCGCCTATGTATGGCATGATTCGCAACATTCTGTTTCCGGCTGCGCGCCTGGGCGCGTGCGTGCTGGCCCTTTCCGCGATTGCCTCTTCTTCCGCCCGCGCGGAAACGGTCAACGCCCAAGTCATGGTTGACTTCAACGGCTACGACAACACTGCGGGCCAGAACATTCTCTCCGGCGAAAATCTCCCGACGCAGGTTTACGGCATAGACACGGGCCTTGTCACCACCGGCACCCGGGACTGGCTCGGCGGCACCTCGGGGCCGCACGTTCTTACCGGATCGCTTTCGGCGCCCGCTTCCGTGCCCGGCTATGCCATTGCCCAGCAGGCCGGCGCGACAGACACATTTGTTCGTGTTTATGGTTCCCCCAATACCGTGCTTCGCCAGGCCTTCCGCGATCTCGCGTTGCCCATGAGCGGCACTGTTTGGGGCAGCTTCCTCCTCGAACAAAGCAAAACCGAAAGCGAGGACAATGCCGGCACGCCCGTCTTTCAAAAAACCGGCATTACTTTCAACACCAAATCCATCGATCCCGAGCTTGCCGCCAACGTCAACCGGCGTCGCATCTACGCGCACGGCGCCGACCTCGTCATCAATGGCACCAACGCCTCCGGCGATGACGCAGTCACTGTTTCCTCCGTCTTCACTGCCGGCCAGACCGCGCTCGTTCTTTTCCGCCACGACACTGCCAGCAAACAAACCGACCTCTGGGTCAACCCCGCAGAGCTCCCCGCCGATCCCGCTCTTCTTCTCTCCGCTTCCACGGCGATCCACTCTGGTGTGATTGATCTCTTCGGTTCGGGCACGCTCACCACTGTTGGTGTTGGCGGCAACTACTTCGTTGACAGGGACAGCCCCGGCTCCAGCCCCAACGGCCGCTCCGGCGATCTTGACGCGCTTCGATTTGATTCCTCCGCGCACGCCTATTACGCGGTCACGGGATTGTCGTTGCCGCCAGATTTTCCGCGCGCTCCGGTAATCTCCAATTTCAACGACACCGCGGTCGGGCAGATCGGCAGCGCAACAAGTGTGACCAACGACAACAAGGGAATCGGATTTTCCTCCGCCAAATGGGATGGCAGCGCCAATGAGACCGCGGGCAACCAATTCTCCTCCGTTGTTGCCATTGGTGCCGAGGATCTCACTCCTCCCGCCTACACGCGCTACGCCGTCGCGCAATCCGGCCCTCCGCGCTGCGTGTGGGGGAACAACGGTGTCATCACCAATATTCGCGGCGCATGGCGCACCCTTGCCAGTCCGCTCTCCGGCGAAATATGGGGCAGCTTCCTCGTCCAAAACGGAAAGTCCGGGCACACTGCCGGCCTCTACTTCAACCTTTTCGGCGGCGGAGGCGGCGCGCCGGCCAAGAATCGCTGGATCGCCGCCGTCGGCACTTCGCTTGTCGTGTATAACTACGGCGGCACCCAGGTCGCCGATGTTCCCGACGCATTCACCCTCGGTGAAACCGCCCTCGTTCTTTTCCGCATCAATACCACCACAAAAAAACTCACTGTCTGGATAAATCCCGTCCTCCCCGATAACACCACCGGTCTTGACTCGCTCACGCCCGCCTGCGACGTCACCACCGAGTTTCTCGGCGACGGCAATCCGCTCGAGCGCATCGGTGTCATGGTCACCGGAGGCCAGACCTCACTGACCAGCAGCGCCGATAAAATTGACGCCATCTGCCTCGCCTCCGGCGATACCGGCTATTACGCCGTCACCGGTTTGCTCGCGAAACCGATCATTCTCACGCAGCCGGAATCCCAAACCCGCACCACGGGTGAGACCGCGACCTTTGCGGTCAGTGCGACAAGCCAGTGGCCGCTAGTGTATCAATGGACGCATGGCGGCACCGCCATCACTTCGGGCACGGCCGCCACGCTGACGCTTTCCAACGTCCAGACTGGTGACGCCGGAGCCTATCAGGTGATGGTTTCCCACAGCGGCGGCATCGGCTCCGCAGTGTCCAACATTGCGGTTTTGACGGTTGGCACGCCCGAGCCGCTGGTGATCAACAGCGGCCCCACTATATCGCCATCCGAAACAGTGGGGGCGGGAGATGCCGTGACGATGACGATTTCGGCCTCCGGCAACGAACCGCTCACATACCAATGGCTGAAGGGCGGCGCGGCGATCGCCAGCGCGACTTCGGCCAGCTACGTCATTAGTTCGGCGGTCGTCGCTGACGCGGGTGATTACTCCGTTGTTGTTGATGATCCTGTTCACTCGCCGCTCACTTCCGGCACCGTCACGCTCACCGTCGTCGGCCCTCCCGTGATTCTCACGCAACCCTCGGGCACGACGGTGATCAAGGGAGCCCCGGCCAGCTTTGCCGTTTCGGCCACTTGCGCCACCGGGCCGATGTCTTATCAATGGTTCCATGATGGCGCCGAAATCACCGGCGCAACCGCCGCGACCTACGTTATCGATAGCACGGATACGACCGACGCAGGCGGATACTCCGTGAAAATTTCCAACGCTTCCGCTCCCGCCCACTATGTGATGTCCTCAACAGCCGCGCTCAAGGTGAGCTTGGTGGACGTCCTGGACGCCGCGGTGGTGGTGGATTTTAACGATCACGTCGTCGGGGCGCTGAACAATTCCGGCAACATCGGCTCCGGCGTGGGTTTTGACACCACGGAAAACAATTGGGCGGTGAACACCTCTGTCGTCCTGACGACGGCGATTGATCTGGCCGCGCCTGCCAGCACCCGCTATGGCTTCACGCAATCGGGCAATCCGAGGAGCGTCACTGCCGTCAACGCAACCGATTATGTGCGGCAAAACACACGCAAGCTTGCCACTCCGCTCACCGGTTTGGTTTGGGGCAGTTTTTTGGTGCAGCACAATCTTTCGAGCAACACAACCGGCTTGACGTTCAACTATGCCAATAACTCCACCACACCCGTTGAACGGTGCCGGCTGACAGCCGAGGGCACTTCGCTTGTCGCATACAGCGCGACGCAAAAGGCGACCGCCGCCGATGTTCTCACCTTTGGGCAAACCGCCCTCGTCCTGTTTTCCTTTGATACGGAAACAAAACAATTGCGCGTGTGGGTCGATCCCGTGCTTCCCGATGTGGCCGCGGAGATTGAAACGCTGACGCCCGTGATCGACACGACTCTGGACATCTTTACCAACATTGCGCCGCACGTGATTACCCCGAATCTCGAGCGCATTGGCGTCATGGGGCGCACGGTGCAGGGTAAAAGCTCGGTTGATCCGGCTTCCAATGGGTTTCTAGACTCCATCCGTCTGGCTTCCGGCACGGATGGCTATTACCGGGTCACTGGTGTTTCCATTCCTCCCGTGATCCTTGAGCAGCCCGTGAGCCGCATTGTGCCCGTGGGCTCGCCGGCCTCGTTTACCGTTTCCGCCACCGGCATCGGCGCGCTCGCCTACCAGTGGTTGCACGGCGGCACCGCCATTCCCACGGGCACGGCTGCCACGCTTTCAATCAATCCCACGCTTCGCGAGGACCACGGACAGTATGAGGTTGTCGTCTCCCATGCCGCCGGCGCCGGGTCGGTTGTCTCCAAGGCCGCCGCGCTGATTTTTGACGACGAAAAAGTGCCGATTGAGATTCTCTCGTTCGAGCTTGTTCCCTCCTCGACTGTGCACACCGGCACCGCGGTTTCGATAATCGTCTCCGCTACCGGCACCGTGTTCGACACCGAGCCGATCACTTACCAATGGTTGAAGGACGGTGTCGAAATTTCCGGGGCCACTTCCGGCACGCTTACCATGGATCCCGTCACCACTGCCGATACCGGTGACTACTCCGTGCGCGTGGACGACGCGGCCAAGGAACCCATCACTTCCGGCACGCTCCCGCTCGCCGTGATCGGCGCGCCCATCATCTTGGAGCAACCCTCCGGCACAACAGTGATCGGACGCTCGCCTGTCACACTTTCCGTGACGGCCACCAGCGTGAGCCCCATCCTCTACCAATGGCTGCGCAACGGCGTGGAACTCCCCGGCGGCACCGCCGCGGATTACGACATCGCCAGTGCGCAAATGTCCGACGCGGGTGACTATTCCGTGCGTCTCACCAACGCGGATTTCCCCACTCTCTACACCACGTTCTCAGCCACCGCCGCGCTCACCGTCATTCCGGCGGATATCGTTGGCGCATCAGTCGTGGCCGATTTCAACGATCACGCCACCGGCGGCCTTGCCGCCACACAGGACACCGGCATCGGTTTCAAACCCGGCAGCAGTTGGGACAGCGGCGGCAGCACGCTCACCAATATCGCGGCGGAAGACCTCGTTGCTCCCGAGGCCACGCGCTACGCCATCACGCAGACGGGCAACCCGCGCTGCCTGTGGGGCAACAACAACGATTTTGCCAATATCCGCATGGGCACCCGCCTGCTTGCGACACCGCTTTCCGGTGAAGTTTGGGGCAGTTTCCTCGTCCAGAACGGCAACGCCGAGCACCGCACCGGCATAACCTTTAACCTTACTCCCGGCGGGAGCGGCACGATAAAGGAGGATGACGGCACCAGTTCGCGCTGGCTCTACGCGCGCGGCACCTCGCTCGTCGTGCGTGACAACGCCGGGCAAGAGACCGCTATTGTCCCCAAGGTGTTCACCCTCGGGCAGACGGCGCTTGTGCTCTTCGCATACGATTCGACCGCGCAACGTCTTCGCGTTTGGGTCGACCCTGTGTTGCCGGATGGCGTGGAAGACCTTGCCGGGATCACTCCAACCTATGATAGCGGTGACACCGTGCCGTTTGATCTTTTCGGCATCGACGGCGCGTTGATGCGCGTTGGCGTCTTTGTCAACGGCGGCCAGGCTTCCGCCGCCACCGCCGGCAAGCTCGATTCGCTTCGCCTTTCCTCCGGCCCCGCTGGCTACGCCCATGTGACCGGCATGTCCGAGCCGCCGGTCATCGTTACGCAGCCCGCGGCAAAAACAGTCGTGAATCGCGGCGCGTCGGTAACGCTCACCGTTTCCGCCACCGGTTCCAGCCCGCTGCTTTATCAGTGGACATTGTGGGACGCCCCCATTCCCGGCGCGACGGGAAGCAGCTACACAATTCCCGCCGTCCAGGCGGAGCACGTGGGCAAATATCGTGTCATCGTTCGCAACGACGGCGGCGCGGCCTCGGCGACTTCCGACCTGGCGGTCGTTTTGATCAGTGAGGATATTATTCCGCTCGCCATCACACAGCAGCCGTCAATGAATCCCTCCACGGTGGAGGACGGCTCGCCGGTGTCTCTGTCGGTGGCCGCGACGGGCACGCCGCCGCTGGAATATCAATGGCGCAAGAATGGGGTGGCCATTGCCGGCGCGACGGGCAGCGCGTTTTCGATTCCCGTCTCGCATGTCGCGGACAGCGGTGACTACGATGTCGAGGTCGTCGATCTTTCGCGGGAGAAACTCACGTCGAGCGTTGTTCCGCTTCGTGTCCAGACACAGCCATCGATCATCACCCAGCCGCAGGATGCCGTGAGTTATGAGGGCGGTCCGGTGAGCTTCACAGTCGAGGCGGAAGGCACCGATATTACTTATCAGTGGAAGCGCAACGGCGCTGACATCGCCAGTGGCACGAGCGCCATGCTCACTCTTTCCAATCTCACCGCGGCGGACAATGGCGCCACTTACAAGGTGGTGGTCGCCAATGGCGTCGGTTCCGTTGAGTCGGATTCCGTCACGCTCACGGTCGAGGGATCGACAAATCCGCCGACGTCCGGCTCAACCGAATCCGCCGCGGACGCCACCATTGAAAATGGCGCCAAGGCCTCGGCAAATCTCAATGCCTCCGGGCTGCTTGTCGCCGCCCCGGGCACGGCGGACGGCGCGCGCAAGAGCTATCTCGCGTTTGACTTGCCGCTCGCAGTCGAGTCAACCGATGCCACCGCCGCGTCGCTCACCCTCACCCTCGGCGCCGAACCGTTCATTGCCACGGGCACGGCGGCGACGCCTCCGAACAATCCGGTCAGGCTTCGCTTGCACGGCATCGTGGACGGCAACGATGTTTGGGCCGAGGACACAATCACGTGGGACAACGCGCCCGCCGCGGCCAGCTCGCAAACCTCGCCCGGCGCCGGCACGATTCCTCTTGCGGAGCTCACCCTCGACACGGCCGCCTGTTCGCCGGGGGACACCGTCACATTTGCCGATCCGCGCATCACGCAATTCCTCAACTGGGCCGCCGGCCGCCGTGGTGATCTCTATGGCAACGGCAAGGCCAGTGATTCGGATCACAAGGTCACCTTCGTGATCACGTCCCTCGACACGGGATCGGATTTTGCCGGCGTTCGGTTTGCCGACAAGGAAGCCGGCGCCGCCGCTCCGAAACTCTTCTTCGACACCGCGGCGTCATCGACCCCGGTGGTCTCGGACAAACTCGAAAATGATCGCTACATTGTCACGCTCGCGGCGGATCGCGGCGTCGATGTGCAAGACAAGGCAACCGGCGCGACGAAGCGCTTCGCCGCCGCGTTCGAGGTGGTGCATAATCCGAACAGCCCGGAGATCAACTATGCCTCGGTTGACAATGTCGGCGGGGCCAATTTGCAGATCAGCCTTCCCTCATGGAAAACCGATCCCTCGCTTTCCGCCGAATTGGGAGCGCGCGCGCACGATTACGGCGCGGCCGAGGGCACGCGCACTTACATCACGTCCAATCATGCCGTGATCAACGACGGGCGCATCGTCTGGCGTTTTGCGCCGGCGGACAGCGCGATTGCCGGCTTCTTCGCCTCGCTCGAACTGCCGGCCGGCACGGAGGCGCCGCGCCTGCGCTGGACACTTTCGGCCGCGGAAGCGCGTTACTACGCGGTTTCCTTCACGGGTCTGCCCGAGGTTGGCAATGAGGATGTGAGCTCCTTCTACATGCCCGGGGTCTGGGATGATCGCCGCTTCCCCGACAAACAATATGTCATCGACGAAATCCGCGCGACCATACCCGCGGTGTTGCGCAAGCTGGTCGATGAGACGGTGACCGCCGGCGTGGTGGTGGACCCGTTCGAAATTCCGAATCGCGTTTCGACGCGCCACAACGGCGGCTTCGGACTCAGCGCCAACGACCTCGCGGCGGCGAGCAGCGTGCCGGCGATCATCGCGCCGCTCTACGGCAGCGCCGGTTCGCTCACGGACGGCTCCCTGTCATTCTCCGTCAGGCTCGTTGTCAATGAGGACACCGTTGATGCGACAATCCACGATGTCGTGACCGGCATTTACGGATTCCGCGATTACCGCCGCAATCTCGAGGGCGGCTCGCTCAACACCGCGCTCGACAACCTCGTGGACTTGCTGCTCACCGAGGACGTCGATCCGAACGACAGCGTCGCCAAGGGCTACAGCTACTGGCGCGCGAACGACAAGGCCAACGAGTATGTCAACGATTCCCCCACGCTCGTCCGCTTCCAGTCCGCCGCCACCGCGCTCGGGCTCGCGATGGTTCGCGACGATGCGGGTTATTATGAGAAGCGCGCGCTTCCCTCGATCGAGTATTTCATGTCACGCCAAAAGGACACCATGCCTTTTGCCTCATACGATCCCGCCAGTCCGATGGGTGGCCCGGTGAGCACGTATTATTCGACCGACTTCTTCACACTGCTCGCCCTCACAGGCGGTCGCACCAGCGCTTTTGCCACACTGGCGGACCAGGCTTGGGCGAATTCCTTCAGCGGCGGCGCCACGCTGCTGGAGGTGATTGGAAGCAGTTCCGATCTCTCGAAAGCCGACACCTACAACTACGTCTTTTCGACATGGCATTCGCTCATCGCCGGCTATCGCGCCACGGGCAAGGACGAGTATTTGAAGGACGCCCAGGTGATCGCCGACAATTACATAAAGTATCGTTACACCGAGGGTCCCGCTCCGGATTTCAGCGACGTCAAGAACAGCTTCTGGAACCAGGTCAGCGGACGCTGGGAATCCTTGCTGGAGATGCATGAACTGACCGGCAACGCCACTTATGCCGAGCATGCAGCAAAGGCCATGGATGAGTTTATCCGGCACATCCAATTCGCCCCCGGTGTGAATGAACTCACCGTGGATGGCAAAAGCGCGACGACACCGGCCATCAAGTCCGCGCTTGTGTCCGAGGTCGGCCTTACATCCGAGGCTTCGGCCACGTCGCTCAGCCATCGCGGTATTTTCATGAGCGCCTATGCCGCGCCCTCGCTCATGCGTGTGGCGGGGCTCACGACCGATCCGTTCTACGCGGCGGTGTCGCGCTCCGGCATCATCGGCCGCTGGCTCAATTATCCGGGCTACACAATACGCGATCATTATTACGCCGATTTGCTTCGCGCCGATTATCCTCTGCGCTGGTATTCGGAATACCTGAACACGGCGCACATGAACCATCCCGCCATGCTCGCCTCGATCACGATCGACTACCTCATGGCGGACACGGAATACAAATCGCAGGGCGCGATCAAATTCCCCTATCAGTTCAGCGATTCGAAGGCCTACTTCCGCGGTCGTGTGTATGGCGGCGCGCCGGGCGAATTCTACGGCGAAACCGGAATCTGGCCCTGGCTGCCGCGCGGTCTCGTTTCGCTTTCGGGCGAAAATGCCGTGCAGCTCAATTACGTCGCGGGCCATGGCAACGGCCGTCTCTACATCGTCTTCTCAAACCAATCGCCGGATGCGGTCACCGCCACCGTCACCGTGTGCTCCGACAAGGTGCAGTTCACACCGGGCGCGCGCATGCGCGTGTGGGCCGACAATGTGTCGCAAAGCCACGGCAGCTTCGAGAACGGCGTGACGACGGTCACTGTTTCGCCGGGCGGCATCACCGCCATTGCGATCGACGACGCCGCGGCGCAACTGGAATTGCAGGCCGACTATCAGCATGGCAACGGGGCGGCGCTGCCGGAGGAGAGCTTCAGCCAGCGCACGGATGCCGACATCGGTCGCATCACCGGCGCCGTCCTCTCGCTCTCGCCGACCCGCCAAAGCGCTTACGTTTACACCGACGCCGCGCCGACACTGCTCTCGGCCGCCACGCTCACTTACAGCATTGACGGCGGTCCGGCGCAGACCTTGGTGAAGGATGCGTTTCCGTTTGAGTTCAGCGTGCCGCTTCCCGCGGACGCGCAATACTTCACCTACTCCGTCACCGGCGTTCCCGCTGGCGGTGGCGCTGAGATCGGCGACAACGAAGCCACGCTTTATCTCACGCCGGCGCCCGTCATCACCAATCACCCTGTTTCATTGACCAAAAACAGCGGCGAGCCCGTGCTCTTCACGGTCACGACCGACGACCCGGGCGGCGTGTATCAATATCAATGGTTCAAGAACGATGTGCCCATCCCCGGCGCGGATCATTCGTCCTACGGATTCCTTTGCGCGGCGTCTGATGATGGCAGCGAGTTCTACGTCGTCGTCAGCAAGGGGCGCATTGATGTCGTCAGCGATCCCGCGACACTCACCGTCGTGCCCAAGCCCGATCTGTCGATAACGACCCAGCCCGTGGGAGCGACGCTTGCCGTGGGCAATTCCTATACGCTTGAGGTCCTGGCCGAAAACGCGTCGGGTTACCAATGGTTCAAGGATGGCCAAATCGTGCCGGGCGCGACATCGAGCACGCTCCTGCTTTCCGGTGCGGATCATGATTCGGGCAACTATTACGTTATCGTTTACGGCCTGATTGGCGAGGTTGCCAGTTTCATCACGAGCGACACGGTCGCGGTGACATTCACACCGGTTGCCGGGGCTCCCGTGATCACGAGCCAGCCGGAAGGCAAGGCGGTCACGGCAGGCACCGCGGTCACGCTTTCGGTGACGGCCACGGGCGCGACTTCCTACCAATGGTATCACGATGGGAACGCGATAGCCGATGCCACGACCTCGGTGCTGAATCTGATTGGCGTGCAATCCGAGAACGGCGTTTACCATGTCGTCGTTTCCAACAGCGCCGGCGGCACGGTTAGCGAATCCGTGGTGGTTTCTGTTCTGCCGCCGCCGCAAACCATCATTACGCAGCCAACCGGCGGAACGGTGCAGTATGGCTCTGGATACACGCTTTCCGTGGAGGCGTCCGGCGACGTCGATTACCAGTGGCGCAGGGACGGCGTCGCCATTCCCGGCGCGACTTCCTCGACGCTTGTGCTTTCGGGCGGCGCGGCGGATGCGGGCGTTTATGACGTTGTCATCATAACGCCGGGCGGCGTGATCACCAGCGCCCCGGCCACGGTGACCATCACTCCCAATCCGGACAGCGAGTTTGCCCAATCCTCTGGAATCGTGGCGGATGCCACCGGCGCCATTTATGTCGCCGACTCGACGCGCCACATTATTCAGGTGATCGCGCCGAACAAAACCATGACGACCTTTGCCGGCATATCCGGTTATTCCGGCGCGGTGGACGGCGCCCGCTTGCAGGCGAGGTTCAACAAGCCTTCCGGCCTCACCGTGCGCTCGGGCACGCTCTATATTGCCGACACTGGAAACAACAGCATCCGGACAATCAACACGGCGGGCATCGTCGCCACCCTGGTCGCGGGAAGTGGCAATCAACTCAAGGCGCCCGCGGGAATCGTCGCCGATTCGTCGGGCAATCTTTATGTCGCCGACAGCGGCAATCATGTGATCCGCAAGATCACCGCCGCCGGCTCCGTGAGCACGGTTGCCGGGGTGTTGTCCGCGTCGGGAACGGCCGATGCCAGCGGCACGCTCGCGAAGTTCAACAAACCCGCCGGCATTGCGCTCAATGAGACCGACGCGATGCTTTACGTCGCCGACAGCGGCAACCACACCGTGCGCGCAATCGCGCTCGCCAGCGGCTCCGTCAGCACGCTCGCGGGCATGCCGGGAACCCCCGGCAGCGACGACGGGGCGGGCGTCGCCGCCCGTTTTAATGCGCCGGGCGGCTTGGTTGTTGATGGCGATGGCGACATTTACCTCGCCGACACGGGCAACTCGCTTGTCCGGCGGATCACGCCGACCGGTGATGTGACGACTGTCGCGGGTTATCCCGGCATCGACGAAATTGCCGGCGTTCCCGGCTTCAAGGACGGCACGGGCACCAATGCGTGGCTGGACCATCCCGCAGCTCTCGCCCTCGCGCCTGATGGCAGCCTCTATGTTGCCGACAGCGGCAACAAGGCGATTCGCGCGATTGATGCTTCCGACAAAGTGACCACGCTCACAGTCACCTCGACAACAAGCGGCACGACAACTCCGCCGCCTGTGGACTCGGGCAACAGTGGCGGCGGTGGCGGGGGAGGCGGCGCGCTTTCGCTCTGGATGCTTGCCGCGCTCGGATTGCTTGCGGTCATTCGCAGAAAACTCGCGTAA